In one window of Cellulophaga sp. HaHa_2_95 DNA:
- a CDS encoding efflux RND transporter periplasmic adaptor subunit: protein MKIVFILSTLLCISCGSKQERTLPIVKELTESVYASVTIQPDSLYEAYAIVNGILEHNLVEEDALVQKNTPIAHITNSSSELNAENAKLSLQLSTNNYQGNSTVLRELQEDIETARLTFTNDSINYKRQENLWRQHIGSKIEYETRKLAYQRSKNQLNVLDNKFNRTRKELQTQVKQAQNTYKNSQITTGEYTVTSKINGKVYALYKNRGEIVTTMEALALVGSTSNFVIELLVDEVDIVKIEKGQKALVSLDAYADRVFEAIVTKIYPQKDSRSQTFKVEALFIKTPEKLYPGLSGEGNIVIYEKSDALIVPKEYIVNGNSVVTDDGLKTVEIGLQNLNEVEITKGITTTTELLKPE, encoded by the coding sequence ATGAAAATAGTATTCATCCTTTCTACCTTATTATGTATTTCCTGTGGAAGTAAACAAGAACGAACACTTCCCATAGTTAAAGAACTAACAGAATCGGTTTATGCCTCAGTAACCATACAGCCCGATAGTTTGTATGAAGCATATGCCATCGTAAATGGTATTCTTGAGCACAATCTAGTTGAAGAAGATGCTCTTGTTCAGAAAAATACACCTATAGCACATATTACTAATTCTTCTAGTGAATTAAATGCAGAAAATGCGAAACTGTCTTTACAATTATCAACAAATAACTATCAAGGAAATTCTACGGTTTTAAGAGAGCTGCAGGAAGATATAGAAACGGCACGATTAACTTTTACAAACGATTCCATAAATTATAAAAGGCAAGAAAATTTATGGCGTCAGCATATTGGTTCCAAAATAGAATATGAAACTAGAAAATTAGCATATCAACGTTCTAAGAATCAATTGAATGTCTTGGATAATAAATTTAATCGGACTAGAAAAGAATTACAAACACAGGTAAAACAGGCACAAAACACCTACAAAAATTCTCAAATTACTACAGGAGAATATACGGTTACTAGTAAAATTAACGGCAAAGTATATGCGCTTTATAAAAATAGAGGTGAAATTGTAACCACCATGGAAGCCCTTGCTTTGGTAGGAAGCACGTCAAATTTTGTCATTGAACTTTTGGTAGATGAGGTAGATATTGTAAAAATAGAGAAAGGGCAAAAAGCATTAGTAAGTTTAGATGCCTATGCTGATAGGGTATTTGAAGCTATAGTCACTAAAATATACCCTCAGAAAGATTCGCGTTCACAAACATTTAAAGTAGAAGCCTTATTTATAAAGACGCCTGAAAAATTATATCCAGGACTTTCTGGAGAAGGTAATATTGTCATTTATGAAAAGAGTGATGCATTAATAGTTCCTAAAGAATATATAGTGAATGGGAACTCGGTGGTAACGGATGATGGTTTAAAAACTGTAGAAATAGGTTTACAGAATTTAAATGAAGTAGAAATTACAAAAGGTATTACAACCACTACGGAACTATTAAAACCAGAATAA
- a CDS encoding pyridoxamine 5'-phosphate oxidase family protein yields MIDLSKSQSISILLNNYFGNLGVISQNMPYVIPITYYFDKEDGTIISYTADGLKLSAMRKNKHVSLAVQEITSVNNWQSVLVHGTFEELTGIDAKQQLHTFSEGVKKLIFEKEQKEAEFISEFSNKSYQKGIPTVFKINITEITGKRKEM; encoded by the coding sequence ATGATAGATTTAAGCAAAAGCCAAAGCATCAGTATTCTTCTTAATAATTACTTCGGGAACCTGGGGGTTATTTCTCAAAACATGCCCTATGTAATTCCCATTACCTATTATTTTGATAAAGAAGATGGCACCATCATAAGTTATACTGCAGATGGTCTTAAATTAAGTGCTATGCGTAAAAACAAGCATGTTTCTTTAGCTGTGCAAGAAATTACCTCTGTAAACAATTGGCAATCGGTATTAGTTCATGGAACCTTTGAAGAATTAACAGGTATTGATGCAAAACAACAACTACATACATTTAGCGAAGGTGTCAAGAAACTAATCTTCGAAAAGGAACAGAAAGAAGCTGAATTTATTAGTGAATTTTCTAATAAATCATACCAGAAAGGCATCCCTACCGTTTTTAAAATAAACATTACTGAAATTACGGGAAAAAGAAAAGAAATGTAA